One stretch of Gadus macrocephalus chromosome 12, ASM3116895v1 DNA includes these proteins:
- the adamts10 gene encoding A disintegrin and metalloproteinase with thrombospondin motifs 10, with the protein MCEPERSCSINEDIGLATAFTIAHEIGHTFGMNHDGVGNACGSRSQETAKLMAAHITMKTNPFVWSACSRDYITNFLDSGMGLCLNNLPPKQEFVYPTTAPGQAYDADEQCRFQYGVKSRQCKYGEVCSELWCMSKSSRCITSSIPAAEGTICQTNTIEKGWCYKRMCVAYGTRPEGVDGGWGLWSPWEECSRTCGGGVSSSIRHCDSPRPTIGGKYCLGERKRFRSCNIDECPVGSQDFREIQCADFDSVPFRGKFYAWKPYRGEPPQGLLRGHGSEEALGAVAPEEALRRL; encoded by the exons ATGTGTGAGCCTGAGAGGAGCTGCAGCATCAATGAGGACATCGGCCTGGCCACAGCCTTCACCATCGCCCATGAGATAGGACACAC GTTCGGGATGAACCACGACGGCGTCGGGAACGCCTGCGGCTCCCGCAGCCAGGAGACGGCCAAGCTGATGGCCGCCCACATCACCATGAAGACCAACCCCTTCGTCTGGTCCGCCTGCAGCCGCGACTACATCACCAACTTCCTGGA CTCCGGGATGGGCCTGTGTCTGAACAACCTGCCGCCCAAACAGGAGTTTGTGTACCCCACCACGGCGCCGGGCCAGGCCTACGATGCAGACGAGCAGTGCCGCTTCCAGTACGGCGTCAAGTCGCGGCAGTGTAAATACGGG GAGGTGTGCAGCGAGTTGTGGTGCATGAGCAAGAGCAGCCGCTGCATCACCAGCAGCATCCCGGCGGCCGAGGGGACCATCTGCCAGACCAACACCATCGAGAAAGGG TGGTGCTATAAGCGGATGTGCGTGGCCTACGGAACGCGTCCTGAAGGTGTCGACGGGGGCTGGGGTCTTTGGTCCCCGTGGGAGGAGTGCAGCCGGACCTGTGGGGGAGGCGTGTCCTCCTCGATCCGACACTGTGACAGCCCCAG GCCGACTATCGGTGGAAAGTATTGCCTGGGGGAGAGAAAGCGCTTCAGATCCTGCAACATAGAC GAGTGCCCCGTGGGCTCGCAGGATTTCCGAGAGATTCAGTGTGCTGACTTTGACAGCGTTCCGTTCCGGGGAAAATTTTACGCATGGAAGCCGTAccggggag AGCCTCCTCAGGGCCTCCTCAGGGGCCACGGCTCTGAGGAGGCTCTAGGGGCCGTGGCCCCTGAGGAGGCCCTGAGGAGGCTCTAG